The sequence ttttttcttaagacaTGTTTCGAATGTATAATTCCATTGGCCTATAAGCATTTCTGCCGGTGCCTATTCTGACTGTTATCGAGAGACGCCGTTCATTGTTTgtcatcattatttttatttatctggATGATGAGATTAATTGGAAGATGGCAGTGGAAgtagaaatttgaatcttgTGATTCTTTACTTCACTACCTGTTTATTGGTCTATGGTCCGCAGCAGGTTATATATACATTCACGTGAAAGGtgaatcaaaatcaaaatcacaATTTTGTTCATAGGTACAGAGCAATTAGAAAAACCAATTATTTATGCACTTTAAGATTAACCATTTTAGAAGTTCtttaattgttatatttatttcttaagattgcaaattcatcaacaaatataagattctttcaaaatatttcataCTCAATACTGAGGCTACAATATCagtttatttatatgatacaaatgaaaaagaaaaaaaaggaactcGTCCAtagtgaaaataaataaacaattaaaaatcacaaaacaaaATTTCTACTCCTCCCATGTTCTTCTCAGTCCCCCTTGTACTCTTAGTTCTCATTGATAAGGGCTCCCTTTCTAGTTTCGAGCGCTGCAAATGCAGTTGCTCTCTTGAATTTCTGTTCGGTGTGCCTGTCAACTTAGATTCTCCTTGCATCGTATCAGCAACAGATCTGACTGGAATCGAGTTTGGGGATCTGTATGGAGGCTTGTTCCCGTTCTCATCTGAGCTATATTCCTCTACTGCATTTGACTGGCCAATGCTTTGGGTTTCACTTGTGGGAAAACTTGGCTTTGTATAAAATCCAACTCCTGGTGCTTTGGTGATGGAATATTCCAGTCAGAATCCGAACTTAAAGCAGATGGTTTCCTATCTATTCCAAGTTTATTTTTGCTCTCTTTCAATTTCCTGAGACACATTCCTCCATTGTTCTCTGCCATGTCTTCACTTTCTGATTCGGAGTTCGAATAGTCAACCAGAtggatttttttaaatactgaCGTGTCATTTGAGTTTCCATCTTCTCTGGATCTTCATATGCTATCACTAATTTGCAATTGGTCGGTCCTGGATGACTAAAACCGTTATGATCGTCTCGATCACTTTCCTGACATTTGGGTCTTGAGAGTTCGACAGCAGCTCTTGCAGCTGACGCTGCATAAGCTGCTGATTCAAAAGCCTCTAGAGCAGCAGCAGTCACATCTCTGTACTTATTCCTTGCTTTCGTCGACTTAGATAACTTCTCAACAGGGTTCAACACCTCAATCAAAACAAGAGGTTTATCTTGAGGTTCAGTCtcatcaatttcttcttgttgctgctgctgcggtatcatcttcttcttcttgtcatCTAATTTCTCCTGAAACCATCATTCAAGGAGTCAAGCATCATCTATGTGCTGTAAATGTTCTCCAGAACCTGTAACTGTTATATGATTTTCAAGTTTCCTACCTCAGCAACAACAGGAGTATCTTCCTCCAAATGCAGGACAATACCCTTCTCAGAAGCAGTCTCCTTCAGGACTTTCATTCTATTCTCCAAGCTTGGCCGTCGCACCGATAGCTTCTGTATGATCTAAACAGAGATAAGGGAATTATAAGGAGATAGATCACAAGAGACTTTAGTGTAAAACATTCAACAATTGTACCTTGGGATTCACTCCACAATTATTGCGCAGCTCGATAGCACGAGCAGCAAATTCTTTCCCAAATTTGGATTCGAAAATCCCACGAATTTCTTGAAGTTCAGGAAATTCTCCACATCTGGAAGATGCAAAGATCAGGGTTGAAATAGCTTCCTTGACCTCATCATGGCATTCTCTATTTATATAACCAGAAAACAAATTCAACGAGTTTAGCAATCACATAACAAGTATCAACCAGGCACTACCAAAACACAAAAGTGTAACCAAGATacacaagaaaaataaaaaaacaaaaaaaaactaactTCTCCTTTTTAAGTAGCGTAATCCTGTCTATAAGTAAGTAGCAATAGTCTTCTATCATAATAAAAGCATCCACCAAATTCTGCTCCTTGATCATATGCTCGACCTGACAAGTAAAGTCCATCAGCACCACATAATTAAACAGaggaagagagaaaagaaggaaGCGACACGCAAATTACACGAAGAAGAGCTCGTTCTTGATGACCACAATTCAGGAGCTCAACAACATCAGATTTTGCATGGGAATACCGGACTTGTTTCTGGTTCTTGAGGATGGTGACTCTAGAGATTGCAAGCTTTGCAATAGTCTTGAATTTAGAGGCCTTGAATTTCCTTCCGAGAAATACAGCAAGAAGAGCACCCATATCTTGCTCTATCTGTTTCTTGAATCTTGTTTAAGCACCTTCAAGAACCTGAGGAAGAAGGAACCCTTTTCAGGAAACTTTTAATACCTCAAGAATTCTAGACCCCTGAAATTGCctatatatttgtcaatagcgAGTTTGAGAAGTAGTTGTATCAGAGTCACTTTTCTTAAGCTAAACACGTATGGCATTACTGTGAGAACCAAGTGTTGCTTGGCGATTGGAagtta comes from Ricinus communis isolate WT05 ecotype wild-type chromosome 5, ASM1957865v1, whole genome shotgun sequence and encodes:
- the LOC8261182 gene encoding IST1-like protein isoform X1; its protein translation is MGALLAVFLGRKFKASKFKTIAKLAISRVTILKNQKQVRYSHAKSDVVELLNCGHQERALLRVEHMIKEQNLVDAFIMIEDYCYLLIDRITLLKKEKECHDEVKEAISTLIFASSRCGEFPELQEIRGIFESKFGKEFAARAIELRNNCGVNPKIIQKLSVRRPSLENRMKVLKETASEKGIVLHLEEDTPVVAEEKLDDKKKKMIPQQQQQEEIDETEPQDKPLVLIEVLNPVEKLSKSTKARNKYRDVTAAALEAFESAAYAASAARAAVELSRPKCQESDRDDHNGFSHPGPTNCKLVIAYEDPEKMETQMTRQYLKKSIWLTIRTPNQKVKTWQRTMEECVSGN
- the LOC8261182 gene encoding IST1-like protein isoform X2, which produces MGALLAVFLGRKFKASKFKTIAKLAISRVTILKNQKQVRYSHAKSDVVELLNCGHQERALLRVEHMIKEQNLVDAFIMIEDYCYLLIDRITLLKKEKECHDEVKEAISTLIFASSRCGEFPELQEIRGIFESKFGKEFAARAIELRNNCGVNPKKLSVRRPSLENRMKVLKETASEKGIVLHLEEDTPVVAEEKLDDKKKKMIPQQQQQEEIDETEPQDKPLVLIEVLNPVEKLSKSTKARNKYRDVTAAALEAFESAAYAASAARAAVELSRPKCQESDRDDHNGFSHPGPTNCKLVIAYEDPEKMETQMTRQYLKKSIWLTIRTPNQKVKTWQRTMEECVSGN